One Micromonospora sp. WMMD1120 genomic region harbors:
- a CDS encoding STAS domain-containing protein: MSLTVHTEQRGDVVVVSVAGELDMATAPQLQDQITDLLDKGRNRLVFDLADVSFCDSTGLSVFVRAKNSCDEAGGVVRLAAPQRGVLRILEVSGLVEVLHTYPTVDEAVAGESTPASS, translated from the coding sequence CACACGGAACAACGCGGCGACGTGGTCGTCGTGTCGGTCGCGGGCGAGTTGGACATGGCCACCGCACCGCAGTTGCAGGACCAGATCACCGATCTGCTCGACAAGGGCCGCAACCGGCTGGTTTTCGACCTGGCGGACGTCTCTTTCTGCGACTCGACCGGTCTGTCGGTCTTCGTCCGCGCCAAGAACAGCTGCGACGAGGCGGGCGGCGTGGTCCGGCTGGCCGCACCACAGCGGGGCGTGCTGCGCATCCTCGAGGTGAGCGGTCTGGTGGAGGTGCTGCACACCTATCCGACGGTCGACGAGGCAGTCGCCGGCGAATCGACGCCGGCCTCCTCCTGA
- a CDS encoding MFS transporter: MLLVALNLRAVVTSLGALLDEVRDGLGLSGAVAGLVTTLPTIAFAGLGALTPWLVRRVAPARVLVVAMLALAVGQVLRVATDSAVVFVLTSALALSGIAVANILLPMLVKQHFPHRTGLVTGAYTMALTVGTTVAAASAVPIAHAFGSWRAGLGVWAAMAAVAVLPWVPLALRTRAAARRVTPTAVAAASARVRPARTRLGWAMAIYFGAQSLSGYAIMGWLAQLFRDAGYQPEAAGLLLAGVTALGVPIALLMPTVAGRLGSLRPLVLGLTTASTLAYLGLALAPHPAALLWVTLLAIGQGAFPLILTAIGLRARTAEGTVALSAFAQSTGYVIAALGPLLVGILYEATGGWTAPLGFLLGALAVQTAAGMAIARPRYVEDE, encoded by the coding sequence ATGCTGCTGGTCGCGCTCAACCTGCGTGCCGTGGTGACCAGCCTCGGCGCGCTGCTCGACGAGGTCCGCGACGGGTTGGGCCTCTCCGGCGCCGTCGCCGGCCTGGTCACCACGCTGCCGACCATCGCGTTCGCCGGTCTCGGCGCGCTCACCCCGTGGCTGGTCCGCCGGGTGGCGCCGGCCCGGGTGCTGGTGGTCGCCATGCTCGCCCTCGCCGTCGGCCAGGTGCTCCGGGTCGCCACCGACTCGGCCGTGGTGTTCGTGCTCACCAGCGCGCTGGCGCTGTCCGGCATCGCGGTCGCCAACATCCTGTTGCCGATGCTGGTCAAGCAGCACTTCCCGCACCGCACCGGCCTCGTCACCGGGGCGTACACGATGGCGCTGACAGTCGGCACGACGGTGGCCGCGGCCTCGGCCGTGCCGATCGCGCACGCCTTCGGGTCGTGGCGGGCCGGGCTCGGTGTCTGGGCCGCGATGGCCGCCGTGGCCGTACTCCCGTGGGTTCCGCTGGCGCTGCGGACCCGCGCCGCCGCGCGGCGGGTGACCCCGACGGCGGTCGCCGCCGCGTCCGCGCGGGTCCGGCCGGCGCGGACCCGACTGGGGTGGGCGATGGCCATCTACTTCGGGGCGCAGTCGCTCAGCGGGTACGCGATCATGGGCTGGCTGGCCCAGTTGTTCCGGGACGCCGGCTACCAGCCGGAGGCGGCCGGGCTGCTGCTCGCCGGGGTGACCGCGCTCGGCGTGCCGATCGCCCTGCTGATGCCCACAGTGGCCGGGCGGCTGGGCAGCCTGCGCCCGCTGGTGCTCGGGCTGACCACCGCGTCGACGCTCGCCTACCTGGGGTTGGCGCTCGCGCCGCACCCGGCCGCGCTGCTCTGGGTCACCCTGCTGGCGATCGGTCAGGGCGCGTTCCCGCTGATCCTGACCGCCATCGGCCTGCGCGCCCGCACCGCCGAGGGGACCGTCGCGCTGTCGGCGTTCGCGCAGAGCACGGGTTACGTGATCGCCGCTCTCGGCCCGCTCCTGGTGGGCATCCTCTACGAGGCCACCGGCGGCTGGACCGCGCCGCTCGGGTTCCTGCTGGGCGCCCTCGCCGTGCAGACGGCGGCGGGCATGGCGATAGCTCGTCCCCGATACGTCGAGGACGAGTGA
- a CDS encoding NAD-dependent epimerase/dehydratase family protein: MRIVVVGASGNVGTALLRRLRRERDVQVVGVVRRLPGPDAGEPYDEVEWHSQDIGAPGAAERLAGVFAGADAVVHLAWQIQPSHDQRVLRRTNVDGSRAVIDAVLRAGVPALVYASSVGTYAPGPKDHPVSERWPATGVPGSSYSAHKAEVESLLDGVEREHPALRVVRLRPGLVFQRAAGVEITRYFLGPLAPVRLLRFGRIPLVPANRRLRVQAVHADDLADAYTRAVLGDVRGAFNVAADPVLTPELVARHFHGWTVPVAAPVLRAAAALSWRARLQPVDAGWVELGLNVPLMSSERAETELGWQPTTTALTALQELFAGMADGDHTGSPPLSGAPSLPGRPAGLLKARPPGEGNPY; the protein is encoded by the coding sequence ATGCGGATCGTGGTGGTGGGGGCCAGCGGCAACGTCGGCACGGCCTTGCTGCGCCGGCTGCGTCGCGAGCGGGACGTTCAGGTGGTCGGGGTGGTACGACGGTTGCCGGGTCCGGATGCCGGCGAGCCGTACGACGAGGTGGAGTGGCACTCCCAGGACATCGGCGCGCCGGGTGCGGCGGAGCGGCTCGCCGGGGTGTTCGCGGGTGCGGACGCGGTGGTGCACCTGGCGTGGCAGATCCAGCCCAGCCACGACCAGCGGGTGCTGCGCCGGACGAACGTCGACGGCAGTCGGGCGGTGATCGACGCGGTGCTGCGGGCCGGTGTGCCGGCGCTCGTGTACGCCTCGTCGGTCGGCACGTACGCGCCCGGCCCGAAGGATCACCCGGTCAGCGAGCGGTGGCCGGCCACCGGGGTGCCCGGTTCGTCGTACAGCGCGCACAAGGCCGAGGTGGAGTCGCTGCTGGACGGGGTCGAGCGGGAGCATCCGGCGCTGCGGGTGGTGCGGCTGCGACCCGGGTTGGTCTTCCAGCGGGCCGCCGGTGTGGAGATCACCAGGTATTTTCTCGGCCCGCTGGCCCCGGTGCGCTTGCTGCGCTTCGGTCGGATTCCGCTGGTGCCGGCGAACCGCAGGTTGCGGGTGCAGGCGGTGCACGCCGACGACCTCGCTGACGCGTACACCAGGGCGGTGTTGGGTGATGTGCGCGGCGCCTTCAATGTCGCCGCGGACCCGGTGCTCACTCCGGAGCTGGTGGCCCGGCACTTCCACGGGTGGACGGTGCCGGTCGCCGCGCCGGTGCTGCGGGCGGCGGCGGCGCTGAGCTGGCGGGCGCGGTTGCAGCCGGTGGACGCGGGTTGGGTGGAGCTGGGGCTGAACGTGCCGCTGATGTCCAGCGAACGGGCGGAGACCGAGCTGGGTTGGCAGCCGACGACCACAGCGCTGACCGCGCTCCAGGAGCTCTTCGCCGGGATGGCCGACGGCGACCACACGGGCAGCCCGCCACTGTCCGGCGCGCCGAGCCTGCCCGGTCGTCCCGCCGGCCTGCTGAAGGCCCGCCCGCCGGGCGAGGGCAACCCCTACTGA
- a CDS encoding PP2C family serine/threonine-protein phosphatase, with the protein MTLILRSAILNDIGLVRTNNEDSALAGDRLIAVADGMGGLPAGEVASEIVIRILDELVPPTDPDGAADALRAVVSTANQRIHAAITVDPSRDGMGTTLTAALLAGETLVLAQVGDSRCYLLRDGELTQLTRDDTFVQALVDQGTLSPEQARYHPQRSLVTRAVQGADTPPAVGVLTVVAGDRLLLCSDGLSDYVEDEAIAAALGMYADRQQCGEQLVKLAHHAGAPDNVTVVVSDVIDH; encoded by the coding sequence ATGACGCTGATCCTCCGCTCGGCCATCCTCAACGACATCGGCTTGGTCCGCACCAACAACGAGGATTCCGCCCTCGCCGGTGACCGCCTGATCGCCGTCGCCGACGGCATGGGTGGGCTCCCCGCGGGCGAGGTGGCGAGCGAGATCGTGATCCGGATCCTGGACGAGCTGGTCCCGCCCACCGACCCGGACGGCGCCGCCGACGCCCTGCGGGCCGTGGTCAGCACCGCCAACCAGCGCATCCACGCCGCCATCACCGTCGACCCGAGCCGGGACGGGATGGGCACCACGCTCACCGCGGCGCTGCTGGCCGGGGAGACCCTGGTGCTCGCCCAGGTCGGCGACTCCCGGTGCTACCTGCTGCGCGACGGGGAGCTGACCCAGCTCACCCGGGACGACACGTTCGTGCAGGCGCTCGTCGACCAGGGCACGCTCTCGCCCGAGCAGGCCCGCTACCACCCGCAGCGATCCCTGGTGACCCGGGCCGTGCAGGGCGCCGACACCCCACCGGCGGTCGGGGTGCTCACCGTGGTCGCCGGCGACCGGCTGCTGCTGTGCAGCGACGGGCTCTCCGACTACGTCGAGGACGAGGCGATAGCGGCGGCGCTGGGCATGTACGCCGATCGCCAGCAGTGCGGCGAGCAGTTGGTGAAGCTGGCTCACCACGCTGGCGCACCGGACAACGTCACTGTGGTGGTCTCCGACGTAATCGACCACTGA
- a CDS encoding FadR/GntR family transcriptional regulator, whose amino-acid sequence MPPSGDSSPARSAPPVPPRGHRVRQTIEQLRARILGGEWPVGGRIPTEPQLVAALGVGRNTIREAVRALVHAGVLECRQGSGTYVVSTDELAPVVARRLGDDRMTEVVEVRRAFEVEAARLAALRRTPADLAALDGALAEREAAWRGGRVDAFVEADAALHTAVVAAAHNTMLAELYASVGAALRSTVAQAMGGALSPERYVDHTRLVEAIRAGDPGRAALEAGAFLEPADRA is encoded by the coding sequence GTGCCACCGTCTGGTGATTCCTCCCCGGCGCGGTCCGCGCCGCCGGTGCCGCCGCGCGGTCACCGGGTCCGGCAGACCATCGAGCAGCTACGCGCGCGCATCCTCGGCGGCGAGTGGCCCGTCGGCGGACGCATCCCCACCGAGCCGCAACTGGTCGCCGCGCTGGGCGTGGGGCGCAACACCATCCGCGAGGCGGTCCGTGCCCTGGTGCACGCCGGGGTGCTGGAGTGCCGGCAGGGCTCCGGCACGTACGTGGTGTCCACCGACGAGCTCGCGCCGGTCGTCGCCCGGCGACTCGGCGACGACCGGATGACCGAGGTCGTCGAGGTGCGCCGCGCCTTCGAGGTGGAGGCCGCCCGGCTCGCCGCGCTGCGGCGTACCCCCGCCGACCTGGCGGCGCTCGACGGCGCGCTGGCCGAGCGCGAGGCCGCCTGGCGCGGCGGCCGGGTCGACGCGTTCGTCGAGGCCGACGCGGCGCTGCACACGGCGGTGGTCGCCGCCGCCCACAACACCATGCTGGCCGAGCTGTACGCGTCGGTCGGCGCCGCCCTGCGCAGCACCGTCGCGCAGGCGATGGGGGGTGCGCTGAGTCCCGAGCGCTACGTGGACCACACCCGGCTGGTGGAGGCGATCCGGGCCGGTGACCCGGGCCGGGCGGCGCTCGAAGCCGGCGCTTTTCTGGAACCCGCCGACCGGGCATAG
- a CDS encoding XRE family transcriptional regulator — protein sequence MPQSPPARRPGLDGDPVVIGRRVRALREERGISLSTLARLAGVGKATLSGLEHGTRNPTLDTLWAVTAQLGVPFTALLTEPTAGPVVHGTAVTATLLEVFDDTDATYELYRMHVAPGVVQASPAHQPGVTEHVTVFAGVLRAGPADAPLTARPGGHLRWVSDVPHTYAAVGDEEVAASLLLRYPRHAAPTDRRRTVDPTTEIAIISEPSPEP from the coding sequence GTGCCGCAGTCACCACCAGCCCGTCGCCCCGGCCTGGACGGCGATCCCGTCGTCATCGGCCGCCGGGTCCGCGCCCTGCGCGAGGAGCGGGGCATCTCGCTGTCCACACTGGCCCGGCTCGCCGGTGTCGGGAAGGCCACCCTCTCCGGCCTGGAGCACGGCACCCGTAACCCGACCCTGGACACGCTCTGGGCGGTCACCGCGCAGCTCGGCGTACCGTTCACCGCCCTGCTGACCGAGCCGACCGCCGGGCCGGTCGTGCACGGCACCGCGGTCACCGCCACCCTGCTGGAGGTGTTCGACGACACCGACGCGACCTACGAGCTGTACCGGATGCACGTCGCGCCCGGTGTCGTGCAGGCCTCCCCCGCCCACCAACCGGGCGTCACCGAACACGTCACCGTCTTCGCCGGGGTGCTACGGGCCGGGCCGGCCGACGCGCCGCTGACCGCCAGGCCCGGTGGTCACCTGCGGTGGGTGTCGGACGTGCCGCACACCTACGCGGCGGTCGGTGACGAGGAGGTCGCGGCGAGCCTGCTGCTGCGCTATCCACGCCACGCAGCGCCGACCGACCGGCGGCGAACCGTCGATCCGACGACGGAAATCGCAATCATTTCTGAGCCTTCGCCGGAGCCGTAG
- a CDS encoding ZIP family zinc transporter codes for MPEWLQAGGWGLLAGSALLVGAAVGWFARVPQRVIASIMAFGAGVLLSAVSFELIAEAHARGGLLPTALGAAGGALVYTLANLALARHGARHRKRSGDQQPSEKEQPGSGSAIAVGALLDGVPESVVIGASLLSGGTVSLVTVAAVFLSNVPEGLSSAAGMRQAGRTRRYVFLLWTGIAVLSGVAALLGNTLLGGAPPEVLAGITALAAGAILAMITDTMVPEAFEDAHLLVGLITVAGFLTAFALSHS; via the coding sequence ATGCCGGAGTGGTTACAGGCGGGTGGGTGGGGACTGCTGGCCGGGTCGGCGCTGCTGGTCGGCGCGGCGGTCGGCTGGTTCGCCCGGGTGCCGCAGCGCGTCATCGCATCGATCATGGCGTTCGGGGCGGGGGTGCTGCTCTCCGCCGTGTCGTTCGAGTTGATCGCCGAGGCGCACGCGCGGGGCGGTCTGCTGCCCACCGCACTCGGTGCCGCCGGCGGCGCCCTCGTCTACACACTGGCCAACCTGGCGCTCGCCCGGCACGGCGCCCGGCACCGGAAGCGCTCCGGTGACCAGCAGCCCTCCGAGAAGGAGCAGCCCGGGTCCGGGTCGGCGATCGCCGTCGGGGCGCTGCTCGACGGCGTACCGGAATCGGTGGTGATCGGCGCGAGCCTGCTCAGCGGCGGCACGGTCAGCCTGGTCACGGTGGCGGCGGTCTTCTTGAGTAACGTCCCGGAGGGCCTGTCCAGCGCGGCCGGCATGCGCCAGGCCGGGCGGACCCGGCGGTACGTGTTCCTGCTCTGGACCGGGATCGCGGTGCTCAGCGGGGTGGCGGCGCTGCTCGGCAACACACTGCTGGGCGGCGCCCCGCCGGAGGTGCTGGCCGGGATCACGGCGCTGGCCGCCGGCGCGATCCTCGCGATGATCACCGACACCATGGTTCCCGAGGCGTTCGAGGACGCGCACCTGCTGGTCGGCCTGATCACCGTCGCCGGCTTCCTGACCGCGTTCGCGCTCTCGCACAGCTGA
- a CDS encoding RNaseH domain-containing protein yields MRERLLVGVENLLGLAGHRHRTSDESWRWRTDDFTLRVHARQVPIGGELGDGGKVLKGTTHDQAVAQRRQQVKAALDAMVANTGETARLAIIELEGKDRFKVRTTDPKFAIRLGCADARMVSQFIEPADAPKKEEEGNNHHRAEAAWEDGFRQLGIRFLPIHTVPEGIPDNLTQLAFWVVKRRDDDTNRFSLFAPIALLIRPHQKQILGKALGMTEWVSYPELLLYLAGIDASGMPRTEAEQQAELAGFIRSTIRQFGGDPTLILALGTNIRYRWPTMQNAHIAHGKIGFGEAPPQRASIYGRKLRFARVCTSDRLETAQWWAPGADDRIGFSKGLWTFDAQALSKPTVFYSTVGKSGKHTKLTVNDAKLTSHYLAPAGGNASTGAGDEAARPRVSGALKPVRRRCACRSFCILPPSPPDMLSQPRMSAPKRLRTMTSTRNWSPNS; encoded by the coding sequence ATGCGTGAGCGGCTCCTCGTCGGCGTCGAGAACCTCCTCGGCCTTGCCGGCCACCGCCACCGGACCAGTGACGAGTCCTGGCGCTGGCGCACCGACGACTTCACCCTCCGCGTCCATGCACGACAAGTGCCAATCGGCGGCGAACTCGGTGACGGCGGCAAGGTCCTAAAAGGCACTACCCACGACCAGGCGGTTGCGCAGCGACGCCAGCAGGTCAAGGCTGCGCTCGACGCGATGGTGGCTAACACCGGAGAAACCGCTCGCCTCGCCATCATCGAACTCGAAGGCAAGGACCGCTTCAAAGTTCGAACCACCGATCCGAAATTCGCTATCCGACTCGGCTGCGCCGACGCCAGAATGGTAAGCCAATTTATCGAGCCTGCGGACGCGCCGAAGAAGGAGGAAGAGGGCAACAATCATCACCGAGCAGAGGCGGCCTGGGAAGACGGGTTCCGCCAGCTAGGCATACGCTTCCTGCCAATTCACACCGTGCCGGAAGGTATACCCGACAACCTTACCCAGCTCGCCTTTTGGGTGGTCAAGCGACGCGACGATGACACAAACCGGTTCTCCCTGTTCGCGCCCATTGCCCTGCTGATCCGCCCCCACCAAAAGCAGATTCTCGGCAAGGCCCTCGGGATGACCGAGTGGGTTTCCTATCCGGAGCTGCTTCTCTACCTCGCCGGCATCGACGCAAGTGGCATGCCGCGAACTGAAGCCGAGCAGCAAGCGGAGCTCGCCGGCTTCATCAGATCCACCATCCGACAGTTCGGCGGTGACCCGACCCTCATCTTGGCGTTGGGAACAAATATCCGTTACCGATGGCCGACCATGCAAAACGCCCACATTGCTCACGGCAAGATCGGTTTCGGGGAAGCGCCACCGCAGCGTGCTTCGATTTATGGCAGGAAATTGCGGTTCGCCCGCGTATGCACCAGCGACCGGCTGGAGACGGCTCAATGGTGGGCTCCAGGAGCTGACGACAGAATTGGATTCTCCAAGGGGCTCTGGACGTTCGACGCTCAAGCGCTTTCGAAGCCAACTGTTTTCTACAGCACGGTCGGGAAATCCGGCAAGCATACGAAGCTGACCGTTAACGATGCCAAGCTTACATCCCACTACCTTGCGCCCGCTGGTGGTAATGCTTCCACTGGCGCGGGCGATGAAGCGGCGAGGCCGAGGGTGAGCGGCGCCTTGAAGCCGGTACGGCGCCGCTGCGCCTGCCGCTCATTCTGCATCTTGCCGCCCTCGCCACCCGATATGCTGTCCCAGCCGAGGATGAGCGCCCCGAAGAGGTTGAGGACGATGACATCGACCAGGAACTGGTCGCCGAACAGCTGA
- a CDS encoding GNAT family N-acetyltransferase, protein MTIRRVIADDRLTTSFPLAAYAFESSPLSAARTDQFRDYLPYQQGNTTLMLEEGGETRAAVTAIPMRQNVRGVVLPMAGVAGVATHPLARRQGHVRTLLHQLLDEMRDQGFPLSALYPFRPSFYARFGYTGLPKPRTVTFTPADLGSLLRAELPGELGWERISAGYPAWRAFTERCLAQRHGFSLFPDYRDVGLRDRDEHWLLTARVDGEVTGAITYRIDDHGGTLHGNELLATDPLARMLLLQFFARHVDQVERVTVQVPPDELPELWLTDLDVHVDARAGRPGSSAPMARLLSVDALRGLPSGPGRVRVELTGDRWLTGTHLLDGTTGTLELVDDTSGPAPTATLTAAGLSALAYGVLDPAELPLHGLGEVPADAAGELRGIFPRQVPYLFTDF, encoded by the coding sequence ATGACCATCCGCCGGGTGATCGCCGACGATCGCCTCACCACCAGTTTCCCGCTGGCCGCGTACGCCTTCGAGTCGTCCCCGCTCAGCGCGGCGCGGACGGACCAGTTCCGCGACTACCTGCCCTACCAGCAGGGCAACACGACGCTAATGCTGGAGGAGGGCGGCGAGACGCGGGCCGCCGTCACGGCGATCCCGATGCGGCAGAACGTCCGTGGGGTGGTGCTGCCGATGGCCGGGGTGGCCGGGGTCGCCACCCATCCGCTGGCCCGCCGGCAGGGGCACGTCCGGACGTTGCTGCACCAGCTCCTCGACGAGATGCGTGACCAGGGGTTCCCGCTCAGCGCGCTGTACCCGTTCCGGCCCAGCTTCTACGCCCGCTTCGGCTACACCGGCCTGCCCAAGCCCCGCACGGTCACCTTCACACCGGCCGACCTGGGGTCGCTGCTGCGTGCCGAGCTACCCGGAGAGCTGGGCTGGGAGCGCATCTCGGCCGGCTACCCGGCGTGGCGGGCGTTCACCGAGCGCTGCCTCGCGCAGCGGCACGGCTTCTCGCTCTTCCCCGACTACCGGGACGTCGGCCTGCGGGACCGCGACGAGCACTGGCTGCTCACCGCCCGGGTGGACGGCGAGGTCACCGGCGCGATCACGTACCGCATCGACGACCACGGTGGCACGTTGCACGGCAACGAACTGCTCGCCACCGACCCGCTGGCCCGGATGCTGCTGTTGCAGTTCTTCGCCCGGCACGTCGACCAGGTCGAACGGGTCACCGTGCAGGTCCCGCCGGACGAGCTGCCGGAGCTGTGGCTGACCGACCTGGACGTGCACGTCGACGCGCGGGCCGGTCGACCCGGATCGTCCGCGCCGATGGCCCGGCTGCTGTCGGTGGACGCGCTACGCGGCCTGCCCTCCGGACCGGGCCGGGTACGCGTCGAGCTGACCGGGGACCGCTGGCTGACCGGCACCCACCTGCTGGACGGCACGACCGGCACGCTGGAGTTGGTCGACGACACCTCCGGCCCCGCGCCGACCGCCACGCTCACCGCGGCCGGGCTCTCCGCCCTGGCGTACGGGGTGCTGGACCCGGCCGAGCTGCCGTTGCACGGGCTTGGCGAGGTGCCGGCGGACGCGGCCGGCGAGCTACGCGGCATCTTCCCCCGCCAGGTGCCGTACCTCTTCACCGACTTCTGA
- the mscL gene encoding large conductance mechanosensitive channel protein MscL, which translates to MLKGFKDFIMRGNVVDLAVGVVIGAAFTGVVTQLTTSFLKPLIALISVLITGSDKGIEGTAWDIEGVKFDWVSFINALITFGLTALALYFLVVYPMNKLAERRKRGEEPPPSAPSEEVKLLTEIRDALVSAGHTTPGQQRGALDDVLGRRTEPPSPR; encoded by the coding sequence ATGCTCAAGGGCTTCAAAGACTTCATCATGCGTGGCAACGTCGTCGACCTGGCGGTCGGTGTCGTCATCGGCGCCGCGTTCACCGGCGTCGTCACCCAGCTCACCACCTCCTTCCTCAAGCCCCTGATCGCGCTGATCAGCGTGTTGATCACCGGGAGCGACAAGGGGATCGAAGGCACCGCCTGGGACATCGAGGGGGTCAAGTTCGACTGGGTGAGCTTCATCAACGCGCTGATCACCTTCGGCCTGACCGCGCTGGCGCTCTACTTCCTCGTCGTCTACCCGATGAACAAGCTGGCGGAGCGGCGCAAGCGGGGCGAGGAGCCGCCGCCCTCGGCGCCGAGCGAAGAGGTCAAGCTGCTCACCGAGATCCGGGACGCCCTGGTCTCCGCCGGCCACACCACGCCGGGCCAGCAGCGGGGCGCGCTCGACGACGTGCTGGGCCGGCGGACCGAACCCCCGTCGCCGCGCTGA
- a CDS encoding benzoate/H(+) symporter BenE family transporter encodes MTGRVQPLLAGVVTALVGFASSFTVVLAGLRAAGASDAQAASGLLALCVASGLAAAWLGWRYRIPMSAAWSTPGAALLVATGPPPGGWPVAVGAFLVSGALIVAAGLFPPLGRAVAAIPRPVAGAMLAGVLLPLCTAPVRALVDLPMVAGPVVLGWLLLHRFARRWAVPGALVVAVVAIALTAPPAGLPEDALVPGVTLTVPAWNASALFGLALPLFLVTMAAQNVPGMAVLVGYGYRPPFGAALRTTGLLSLLAAPAGGHAVNLAAITAALAAGPDAHPDPERRWVASVTAGAGLAVLGLGAGAATALVAVAPPILIEAVAGLALLGALATALASAVTDPATREAAVVTFVVTASGVTLIGVGGAFWGLVAGCLLLLIFRRRPPAPVPPDRSVETHSSGGRSATPTARRTRPSATDPIRSAGT; translated from the coding sequence ATGACCGGACGCGTGCAACCGCTGCTGGCGGGCGTGGTGACCGCGCTCGTCGGCTTCGCCAGTTCGTTCACCGTCGTCCTGGCCGGGCTCCGGGCGGCCGGCGCGTCGGACGCGCAGGCCGCCTCGGGTCTGCTGGCCCTCTGTGTGGCGAGTGGTCTCGCCGCCGCCTGGCTGGGCTGGCGGTACCGGATACCGATGAGCGCGGCCTGGTCCACCCCGGGCGCGGCGCTGCTGGTGGCGACCGGACCGCCCCCGGGTGGGTGGCCGGTCGCGGTCGGCGCCTTCCTCGTCTCGGGCGCGCTGATCGTCGCCGCCGGGCTGTTCCCGCCGCTGGGCCGGGCGGTGGCCGCCATCCCCAGGCCGGTGGCCGGCGCGATGCTCGCCGGGGTGCTGCTGCCACTCTGCACCGCCCCGGTCCGCGCGCTCGTCGACCTGCCGATGGTGGCGGGCCCGGTGGTCCTCGGCTGGCTGCTGCTGCACCGGTTCGCCCGCCGCTGGGCGGTGCCCGGCGCGCTGGTGGTGGCGGTGGTGGCGATCGCGCTGACCGCGCCGCCCGCCGGACTGCCCGAGGACGCCCTGGTTCCCGGCGTCACGCTCACCGTTCCGGCCTGGAACGCGTCGGCGCTGTTCGGGCTCGCCCTGCCGCTGTTCCTGGTCACCATGGCCGCGCAGAACGTGCCGGGGATGGCGGTGCTGGTCGGCTACGGATACCGTCCGCCGTTCGGCGCGGCGCTGCGGACCACCGGCCTGCTGAGCCTGCTCGCCGCGCCGGCCGGTGGACACGCGGTGAACCTCGCGGCGATCACCGCCGCGCTCGCCGCCGGCCCCGACGCCCACCCGGACCCGGAACGCCGGTGGGTCGCGTCGGTCACCGCCGGCGCCGGGCTGGCGGTGCTCGGCCTGGGCGCCGGTGCGGCCACCGCGCTCGTCGCGGTCGCCCCGCCGATCCTCATCGAGGCGGTCGCCGGGCTGGCCCTGCTGGGCGCGCTCGCCACCGCGCTCGCGTCGGCGGTGACCGACCCGGCGACCCGTGAGGCAGCGGTGGTCACCTTCGTGGTGACCGCCTCCGGGGTCACGCTGATCGGCGTGGGCGGCGCGTTCTGGGGCCTGGTGGCGGGCTGCCTGCTGCTGCTGATCTTCCGCCGACGCCCACCCGCGCCCGTCCCGCCGGACCGGTCAGTGGAGACTCACTCCTCGGGCGGCAGGTCGGCCACGCCGACGGCGAGGAGGACCCGGCCGTCGGCCACCGATCCGATCCGGTCGGCCGGTACGTAG